One part of the Planctomycetia bacterium genome encodes these proteins:
- a CDS encoding DUF4476 domain-containing protein, whose amino-acid sequence MYRIVVLIALYCVPSLQAQFATERNNREDANSPVAGMLKDLAEARELLKRTPGSANRDKVDLLLTRIELQLKQLMQAQGNFNNRPTAMSNESFNRFLTNFRSKAFDKDKIGFLEDHLLSAYVTSDQAIVLLKQFSFDNDRIRAAVLLYDHLIDKENLHRVLETFAFDSSRKSVMDRLKARK is encoded by the coding sequence ATGTACCGCATTGTTGTACTCATCGCACTCTACTGTGTACCATCGCTGCAGGCGCAGTTTGCCACCGAACGCAATAATCGGGAAGATGCGAATTCACCCGTTGCAGGCATGCTCAAAGACCTGGCGGAAGCGAGGGAGTTGCTGAAGAGGACGCCTGGCTCTGCCAATCGCGACAAGGTAGATCTTCTCTTGACACGTATCGAACTGCAACTGAAACAACTCATGCAAGCCCAAGGGAATTTCAACAACCGCCCGACTGCCATGTCTAACGAGAGCTTCAATCGTTTTTTAACGAACTTCCGCAGCAAGGCGTTTGATAAGGATAAGATCGGATTTCTTGAGGATCATCTGCTGAGTGCCTATGTCACCAGCGATCAAGCCATCGTGCTGTTGAAGCAGTTCAGCTTTGACAATGACCGCATCCGGGCAGCGGTGCTGCTTTACGATCATCTGATCGACAAGGAGAATCTTCACCGCGTGCTGGAGACGTTTGCGTTCGATTCGAGCCGCAAGTCGGTGATGGATCGATTGAAGGCGCGGAAGTAA
- a CDS encoding DUF3500 domain-containing protein → MTPRKFAPRWLLLILPLLTMVAIAQVGSQVKPLAAVMSDAANHWLTLLHDEEKKTACYAFDDKERFAWFFVPLQDKDKNPTRKGLRLEKMNQAQKDAAIDLVKTALSEAGFRKVQTIISLESLLAEQEKGRGPVRNPGWYFLTIFGTPSLTSAWGWRIDGHHLSLNITIDNGRVVSVTPAFFGSNPGEVKTGPRQGTRPLATTLDNAIALVASLSADQQKLAKQKDAFPEVQGGTLAAKVTNPPGIRFGDLQPPQQAAMQQLLNAYLENFAGELQASERARMQMAGLDQIHFAYSGTMEPGTPVTYRLQGPNLLVEFLNVQGDAAGNKNNHYHSSWRALPSDFGKAAR, encoded by the coding sequence ATGACACCCCGCAAGTTTGCACCACGCTGGTTACTTTTGATTCTGCCACTGCTTACCATGGTGGCCATTGCCCAGGTCGGTTCCCAAGTAAAACCCCTGGCAGCAGTCATGAGCGATGCTGCCAACCACTGGCTGACGCTGCTCCATGACGAGGAAAAGAAAACCGCCTGCTATGCCTTTGATGATAAGGAACGCTTTGCCTGGTTCTTTGTCCCGCTGCAGGACAAGGACAAAAATCCAACCCGCAAAGGCCTCCGGCTCGAGAAGATGAACCAGGCCCAAAAAGATGCGGCAATTGATCTGGTTAAAACAGCACTCAGCGAAGCTGGCTTTCGCAAGGTGCAAACCATTATCTCCCTCGAAAGTCTGCTGGCGGAACAGGAAAAAGGCCGTGGCCCGGTACGCAATCCCGGCTGGTACTTCCTCACCATCTTCGGCACACCCAGCCTGACATCTGCCTGGGGCTGGAGAATCGATGGGCACCATCTGTCACTCAACATCACCATCGATAACGGCCGGGTTGTCAGCGTCACGCCAGCCTTTTTCGGTTCCAATCCAGGTGAAGTAAAAACCGGCCCCCGCCAGGGCACCAGACCACTGGCTACTACGCTTGATAATGCGATAGCTTTGGTAGCTTCACTGAGTGCCGATCAACAGAAACTGGCGAAGCAGAAAGACGCGTTCCCTGAAGTGCAGGGCGGTACGCTAGCTGCAAAAGTCACAAATCCCCCCGGCATTCGTTTCGGCGATCTGCAGCCGCCACAACAGGCAGCCATGCAGCAACTGCTCAATGCCTATTTGGAAAATTTCGCTGGAGAGTTGCAGGCCAGCGAACGGGCCCGGATGCAAATGGCTGGTCTCGACCAGATTCACTTCGCGTATTCAGGCACCATGGAACCCGGCACACCGGTTACCTATCGACTGCAAGGCCCCAATCTACTCGTCGAATTCCTCAATGTGCAGGGCGATGCTGCGGGCAACAAGAACAACCACTATCACAGCAGTTGGCGGGCCTTGCCCTCCGATTTTGGCAAAGCAGCCAGGTAG